GCTGTGAAATTCCTTTTACAGACAATGTTTATGCTTGGGAAACTCAACAGCTCAATCCAACAACATAGCCACTTTGTCTTTGAGGCTAGCTTTCTTCCTCACTACTGGGACCACTTCTCCTACAGTATCATACCGACTTCTTCTGCTAACATCATGGTTGAGAATTATATACTTAGTTATCGCATCATTTTTCCTTTCTGCTTCCTTCGACTTCTTAAGAAAACCACCAAGTAGCAAATCAAGCATGTCTTGAGCAGGATCACCAGTACTGACCGGATAAATGCTGCTTTCTCCACTACATAGAGGATCCATCAAAACAGATTTAGTAGAAAGTGGATTATGGGTATGTGGTTTCATATCTTTTTTTTGTGCAGTGGGATCCTTCTCTGATCTCGTCTTGGAATTTAATTGCAAGTATTGTGGCTCCTTCATATCAGTACTCACATACTGCAGTCCAAGGCAAGACATATTAATCAGGAATTTCACACCTTTAATAACAAATAAGAAACATATGAGCGATTACTGGAAAACTTAAATCATAGGACCGTCAAATATCCTGCACGGCTAACTCCTCTTACGCCCAACGATACAAATACTCTGCGAGCAAGTGGTACTAATTATATCTAAAGAAGATGAAAGTAAACTTGAAAGAAAGATCATTAAAAGCTAATGCACAGACAAATAAATTGATACACTAACAATTTGAGCTATTGACAGAATAATTAGTGCTCTCAAAGACATACCTCTTCAGCAATGCTCACTAAATCTTCCATGGTAAGCTCATCTTCACTAGGAACTGCTCCGTCATAAGAATCCTCCATATATACGTCTGCCTTCTTTATTTTCTTCCCTGAGGAGTTACCTCGACACCTTTTCCTCATAGAACCCTCATCTGCCCCCAGATCACTCTTAGGCAAGTCATATCCTTGATCATTGCCTCGCTTATTCGTTCTTTTTCTTTTACCCGGTCTACATTGCTTAAGCAAATAAGGTTCTTTTGTCATGTTGATCTTCTTCCTGATGGCTTGACTTTCTATCTCTTGTTCTCGCTTCACACTTTGCAAGTACATGTGATTTATTCTCAAGCAATGGTACCTCCGAGTTGTGTTTCCTCTTCTGAACTTTTCGTGTCTGAGAAGTTTTGTCATCCAGTGCTTCTGAATCATTTTGTTGTTTTACTTCCGAATTGCTCGTTTTCTCAACAGTACAATGCCTCAACATCCATGATGGCAACTGCCGTCCTCCTCCTCCATTCATGTATCTTGAAAAAATTACGTCCTAGATGACAAGACCATAGAGAAGCTTCAACGATGATATCAGCTTAATAATTGGGATTTGAAGATGCAAGAGTGGCAGCAGATACAAAATCCTAATTAATATCATGAAGGATCTTCATTTTTTAAACttatggaataaagcaaaatggctcactaaagtggctgcacttctttctcttgtgaagtagtggtccttcgatgcagttctcgaagCAATTTTCATCtcgggtcattcggaaacagcctctttgtgttacTAACACAAGAGTAAGGTTGCGTACATCCGACctccccttaccccgcaatttgcgggagccattgaggcactggggtaatgttgttgttgttgttgatggaaGTAACATTCTGAAAGCTTAAGGAATATGATAACCATTTTAACATAAGCCAGCAAATTAAATTTCTTCAAGACTCGCCACTGATCATTTATCAAACATCTCTCATTTCGCTCCCAACTCGCAAAACCCCATAGCAACATACTACGACTAGAGGTCAATATTTAATATTTAGTAATGAAATATCATTATTATCCCTTCACTTAAGTTCACATGTGAAAATACCAGACTACATGTGACATTAataaataagaatgaatgatacGAGTAAAAGAATTTTGACATTTTTTATTTCACTAGAAATGGAAAGGGGTCATCAATTTTGGAATGGACAGAATCATAGAAAGCAGATGGGACAACGTaaatgggatggagggagtattctGTACATAGAAAGTTGGAAAAACAGAAAAGCAAATACTACCCTGAGAATGAATGAACTTCCTTCAAAATTATATCCAAGATGGTGTAAAATCACCGAACCCCCCTGAAATTTAATAAGAAACAATCTCTTTCTGTTGGTTTCGGCTGCTGTGTATGATGGATGAAGCATTATTAACGACATAAACTTCCAACAAAAAGCTAAAGTATAGCACTCCCTCCATTTTACTCAACACGCCTTGTTTCCAATTTTCCGCTAAAAAAAAGGTGAATGGGGCCTTAATTACGCCTAAACCAGCAAACGTCACTATCAGTAACATTATCAGTAACATTCTTATACCATTTaaccctaagggtgtgtttggatagcaaaagtggagggaaagggaggggagggggaaggagggaagggaaagggagagaagggaaggggagggggaatggggtgtggttgtttggatacaatttccttccaaatcttgcctattgtgtagagattttgattaggcttggaggagagAAATTgtatccctccaaatctctcccccttcatttccctccaccctcatttgctatccaaataagggattttaaatcctctactctccctcccttttttTCCCTCCAAACACACCTAAGGCAAGCagttttataatttataattttataattttcatttaaaatttctgAATCGAGTTTATTCTATCATATTATTCATTCGCTCCCTTGAAATGTTTCCGCCCTCGGTAACTACAAATCCTGACTCCGCCACTGAAAGCAAGTGAGGGAAGTGTAGTAGAATCACTGGATTAATCCAGAAATTCAAGAGTAAGAACACTAACAATCATATATAATGTCATATCGCCGATTTGAAACCCTAAATAAGTaataattgatcaaattcaataaataaaaaaccaaaaTGAAATCACTGGCAACAATTTAAGAAAAACAACATAATGAAATGACTAAGAGATAGAAAAGAGAGTAGAAATGCATACCTAAGCGTTAACAAATGGCGTTCAAtcgaattgaattgaattgaattggggATTAGGGATTCAAATAAATGGAAAGCGAAGCCTTTGTGTGTTTAACTGTTTATGTTTGTTTCACTAGGATGACTGGATGAGTCATGAGTCATGACTCAGAGAATAACGGAAAATGAATCCGATGAGAGGTGACAATCATTGACCCGATTTGATAAGACGAATGAACTCGACATATTGTGAATTTGTGATCCATTATAGAGGGGTCCTGCTATACgtcgtcgacaatttactaattatcgtcgataattaatgtaaatttccaagtttgccctccataacataactccatttccgtctcactaaaatgcaatttccgtctcactaaaacacaagtaaatttccgtctcactaacgtctcactaaaatctttcaaaaaaaaaaaagacggtttttcaaaaaaaaagcgggacttgtaattaacaacatgaacgagaacttagcgattatcgattaccgcaccaaaaattaatctaagtcagaaaatgattatttttttcaaaaaaaaaaaaaaaaaaaaaaaattccggacgaaaaacattttcgtccAGACCAAGGTCCGGACAAAGAAAATTTTCGTCCAAACCATGGTCCAGACAAAAATACTTTTCGTCCAGACCCAGGTCCAGacggaaaatattttcgtccagacccaggtccagacgaaaaatattttcgtccggagacttttttttttttttaaaaaaaaaaaaaaatttaaatttttttttttttttttttccggacgaaaatatttttcgtctggacgaaaatatttttcgtctggacgaaaatattttccgtctggacctgggtctggatgaaaaatatttttgtctggaccatggtctggacgaaaaatttctttgtccggaccttggtctggacgaaaaatttcttcatCCAGACCCTTTTTTAACAATATACTTTTTTGTGAGATGTcacaccttgtcccctctcctttTTTGTGAgatgtcacaagcttgtgacgggattagcccgtcacaagcaagactagctggaAAGAAATAACTCTTGAAATTTTGACATTAAAATTTCCGATATAGTTATCATGTAAAGAAATAATAACTCTGCTTTGACTTACAAAAACCAGTCTTTCATTTGACTTTGCAAAGTCTCCAAGACACCGTTTGACTCGAATTTTCTCCAACTATATATACTTTGCAAAGATATTTTCAATGATGAATACAAGTATTCTATTGCAGTAAATGGATAATACATCAGATGTtataatttttgagttttaatttaaaatttttgagttttattagaaagtttttgagtttatttacttaaacattaatcTCAAAAAATTGCATTGTAACTAActcaaaaaaaaattacatataagctcagaaaaaCTTGATTTAtgacatcataaaactaaaatgtaatttataaattctataaaactaaaaaaaatacacaaaaactccaAAAGTCTTTAAATGTGAGTtagtacatctgatgtacaatcctttttTCTCTATTATATTGtcatgttataattttaattgaaatttaacCACTAAAATCAAACTGAAAAATAGGGATTACAACAAAGCTACGTAAAAATAGCATAAATCAGTTTTGTTCAAAGCTTATAATAGTTTCATACTAAATAATTTTAATAGTAAATAATTTTATCACGGACGTCCGAGACTTGTAGATTTGTAGTGCAGAATACACGGTCTGAATATGACTATAAAAATCGACTTGAGTTCAACCTCGTCTAATATTTTGTCACAATGTACTAATATtacaaattttcgaaaataatcATATATGAAAATAGTCCTTTCACCCAACCAGTTGACAAATTTTATGTGATATCCACATTTATTACACAATTTCAGTACACTCTAGTCTCTACAATCTCCGAGCATAATGAACTTCACAGGTCTGCACTTCAGGCAAAGTGCTACTTATTCCGCTGACAATCAAACGACTACTTGGACCTCGATCTTACTTGAAGCCGCTTGCCTAGATTTTCTTAAGGAACTCCATCACATAAACATTATAAGCAGAGCAAACAATTTGGAAGGCTTGAAACCCGGCTTTGAATGCTAATGCCTCGTATTCAACTTTGGACCTCTCTCTCCCTTCTTGCAAGCACATCATAAGGGTATTGAGTTGTAGGACTGATTTGGCGAATATATTTGTTGTTGGTTCATGTGGTCCAGGAAGAAGATATTCACATACTATAACTTTGCCATGATCCTCGGGTAAGGCAGCATAGCAATTCTTTAGGATCTTAATGCACTGGTCATCCGTAAAGGCATGAAAAATCCACTGTAATCATCGACAATTAAACTCGTCATATTAGACGATTTTTCCAGTTAACAATTAAACCGTCAAGTACTAACTAGTCCCTTTGTCCCAATGAAATTAGAAaagggtaaacaaatgactgagacggaggGAATATCAGACAATGTAATTTTATTGAAATCCATTTTACATTATTACCTTGAGGAACATAGCATCACCTTTGGGAATATTGACAAACATGCTCCCTCCTACATGTTCCACACCTATATAGACAAAtaatgtgattaaaataagtgtcGACAATCTTAAACAAGAAATTTGTGTTCGGAAGGTATGTGCGATATATTTTCAGTTGAAAAACTATCCACCATTCACCAAGGCATGAATAGAATTTGCGTTTAGTTATTCTAAAGGAGTGAGTTTATTAAGGAATGTAGGGGAAACAAAAAGTCGACTTATCATGTCTAAATTTAGACTAGGTTAGTTCTGAACGCCTTAAAAAATCCTCTTTTTACGAAGCATCAACTCATCAAATTTACCGGGATAAGATGGTGGTGCATCTGCAATGATGTGAGGCTGATCAAAATTAATGCCTTTAATTTGTGGGTATTGAGAACAAATCATGCCAAGCGTAGCTCCAGTGTTGCCACCCACATCAACCAAAGACGAGAGACCTTCAAACCCTTTATAATTCTTGAGAATTCCACGCATAACAAGTGTAGAGTGATCTGACATTGCCTTGCTAAAAGGAATCTGAAACTCAGGATGTTTTTCCAAGTACTCATAATAAGACATACCCAATGCTTTAGTGAACGGTACTGAACCTTCAAGAACTGCATCTTTCAAGCAGCGGCTGCAATACAAAAACACCAATGATCAAGAATAAGAGAAATGCATATTTCAAATAGCGGAGGTTTTCCCAAGTACTCATCAAGAAACAGTATCTCTAGTCAGAATGGTTGAAGCTTAAAACCACTATACAGGAACAGTCACCAACAGAGTTGAACAACTATGATCAAGAATAAGAGAAGTAATGCAGTCATACCACAGAATCTCTGTTcttatcaacaacaacaacaacaacatcagagccttaatcccaaaatgatttggggtcggctgacatgaatcatcctttcgaaccgtccatgggtgaacgcacgcctcaaaatgcgaataaaaaagagaagatgaaaaacaaaagggaagaacgaaaatgtaatggaaagtcaaggtaaacttaggggttttaaaatcgaattccggatttcttttataaaaacttaaaatttaaatcaagagaaaagattagaacgatttttaaaaacggaaatagaattaaggatccggaatgaaccaagtaaaatctataagaaagtggttggtaaaaaagtgcaataaaggagagaagaataaataatttaatttcttgaaattaaataaaaaaacactaaatatgtcaaaaacatcaaatactaaaaatccacatgtatcctttccctccattgtgccctctccgtcaccatactctcctcaagccccagaactctcatatcatgctctatcactctcaaccatgtctgtctaggtcttcctctacctctagggaccttttctgttctccaagtctctagcctcctaactggtgcgtccataggtctccttctcacatggccaaaccatcttagtcggttttccatcatcttatcctctattggcgccacttttaacTTTTCCccaatcacctcattccttaaccgatctttccttgtatgtccgcacatccacctcaacatgcgcatctccgccacactcatcttttgaatgtgacaatgcttcacggcccaacactcgaaGCCGTAAAGTAAGGCAAGCCCAACACTCGGTCTtcctttaccttttccctaatctcTGTTCTTATCATGTAGAACTAATTAGAATAGAAAGCCGAGCTCAAATTATCactttttttaattgtttatgaaAATTGGTTTTAACATAATCACCaaaaatgttttaaaaagtgAATTATTGCTGGATAACATATTATTAACATTGGTCGAAGTTGACATCTTATGACTACCAAGTTAACTATGTACACTTTGTAGAATTTCTGGGTATTTCCATCAAGAATCATGTTTTACATGATGGGAAGAGTATAATAAATTGCTTACAAGCTGCGATGCACACTACTGCGAATGGTAGTATCCATCAAAGGGGTAAAAGAAACACCATCCTCATTCGGCATGAGGAATTTACAGACAGGCGCAAGCCCATAACGCTTCTCAACTGTGCCTAAGGAGACGGTGAGGATAGAATTGCTGACCAAGATGTCAAGCATGCGGCTGAGCTAAGACTGGGCAGCCTCTATGTTAGTGGTGGGCAGCTTGGCAGCAATCTCGGCTGCCGACAAACAAGCTCCAGGCCCATGTTCCTTAATGATCTCAAACACTTGAAGATCAATAACTACAATTAGCACCTCCAATCTTGTAAAATCACTAGCTAAAGAAAAGGCAAATGAGGCTGCTATTTCTTC
The Silene latifolia isolate original U9 population chromosome 11, ASM4854445v1, whole genome shotgun sequence genome window above contains:
- the LOC141610811 gene encoding uncharacterized protein LOC141610811 yields the protein MIQKHWMTKLLRHEKFRRGNTTRRYHCLRINHMYLQSVKREQEIESQAIRKKINMTKEPYLLKQCRPGKRKRTNKRGNDQGYDLPKSDLGADEGSMRKRCRGNSSGKKIKKADVYMEDSYDGAVPSEDELTMEDLVSIAEEYVSTDMKEPQYLQLNSKTRSEKDPTAQKKDMKPHTHNPLSTKSVLMDPLCSGESSIYPVSTGDPAQDMLDLLLGGFLKKSKEAERKNDAITKYIILNHDVSRRSRYDTVGEVVPVVRKKASLKDKVAMLLD